In Castanea sativa cultivar Marrone di Chiusa Pesio chromosome 6, ASM4071231v1, a single window of DNA contains:
- the LOC142640822 gene encoding uncharacterized protein LOC142640822: MYGTQSKRDLALEFQSQIPILRPSIHARRANLTVKFQDLYGFTVEGNVDDVNVLNEVREKVRQQGRVWWALEASKGANWYLQPSISEGQSLKASLKLSAMANAITLKRLIRKGIPPVLRPKIWFSLSGAAKKKSTVPDSYYNDLTKAVEGKVTPATRQIDHDLPRTFPGHSWLDTPEGHATLRRVLVGYSFRDSDVGYCQGLNYVAALLLLVMKTEEDAFWMLAVLLENVLVSDCYTTNLSGCHVEQRVFKDLLAKKCPRIATHLEALEFDVSLVATEWFLCLFSKSLPSETTLRVWDVLFYEGAKVLFHVALAIFKMKEEELIHSHHVGDVINILQKTTHHLFDPDELLTVAFDKIGSMTTNTISKQRKKQEPAVMAELDQRLRRLNSLKLDDK; encoded by the exons ATGTATGGAACACAAAGTAAGAGGGACCTTGCCTTAGAATTTCAATCCCAGATACCAATCTTGAGGCCTAGCATCCATGCTAGGAGGGCAAACCTAACCGTGAAGTTTCAAGACCTTTATGGTTTCACGGTAGAAGGGAATGTGGATGATGTGAATGTGTTGAATGAGGTGAGGGAGAAGGTGAGGCAGCAGGGCAGGGTTTGGTGGGCATTGGAGGCCAGCAAAGGAGCTAATTGGTATTTGCAGCCTTCTATCTCTGAAGGCCAATCACTTAAGGCCTCCCTTAAGTTATCAGCTATGGCAAATGCCATTACTTTGAAAAGGCTCATTAGGAAGGGAATTCCACCAGTTCTACGCCCCAAGATCTGGTTTTCTTTATCTGGGGCTGCCAAGAAGAAGTCCACCGTGCCAGACAGCTATTACAATGACCTCACCAAGGCGGTCGAGGGGAAGGTCACTCCTGCCACCAGGCAGATTGATCAT GACCTACCGCGAACCTTCCCTGGTCACTCATGGCTAGACACTCCAGAGGGTCATGCTACTCTCAGACGTGTTCTTGTTGGATATTCTTTCCGTGATTCCGATGTTGGCTACTGTCAG GGCTTAAATTATGTTGCAGCATTATTGTTGCTTGTGATGAAAACGGAGGAAGATGCATTTTGGATGCTAGCTGTCCTCCTGGAAAATGTATTAGTTAGTGACTGCTACACAACTAACTTATCGGGATGCCATGTTGAACAAAGAGTGTTCAAAGATCTTCTTGCTAAAAAGTGCCCAAG gATAGCCACTCATTTGGAAGCTTTGGAATTTGATGTCTCCCTTGTTGCCACTGAGTGGTTCCTATGCCTCTTCTCTAAGAGCTTGCCTTCAGAG ACAACTCTGCGGGTGTGGGATGTTCTTTTCTATGAGGGGGCAAAGGTTCTGTTTCATGTGGCTTTAGCAATCTTTAAG ATGAAAGAAGAGGAGTTGATTCACTCCCATCATGTTGGTGATGTTATTAACATTTTGCAGAAAACCACTCATCACCTCTTTGATCCTGATGAATTACTAACG GTGGCATTTGATAAGATTGGTTCTATGACAACCAACACTATATCTaagcaaagaaaaaagcaagaacCAGCAGTCATGGCAGAGCTCGATCAAAGACTAAGACGGCTAAATTCCCTTAAATTGGATGATAAAtaa